The window CGATCAGCGCCGCCACCTCGCCGCCCGCCGTCTTGCCCATCGCCCGCACGACGGGGTACGCCTCGGGGTGGACGGACGACGCGTCCAGCGGGTCGTCGCCGCCGCGGATCCGCAGGAAGCCCGCGCACTGCTCGTACGCCTTCGGGCCGAGGCGGGCCACGTCCTTGAGTCCCTTGCGGCTGCGGAAGGGGCCGTTGGCGTCGCGGTGGGACACGATGTTCTCGGCGAGGGTGCCGCTGATGCCCGACACGCGCGAGAGCAGCGGCGCGGAGGCGGTGTTGACGTCCACGCCGACGCCGTTCACGCAGTCCTCGACGACCGCGTCGAGCGAGCGCGAGAGCTTCACCTCGGACAGGTCGTGCTGGTACTGGCCGACGCCGATCGACTTCGGGTCGATCTTGACCAGCTCGGCGAGCGGGTCCTGCAGGCGGCGGGCGATGGAGACCGCGCCGCGCAGCGACACGTCCATGCCGGGGAGTTCCTGCGAGGCGAAGGCGGAGGCCGAGTACACGGAGGCTCCCGCCTCGGAGACCATCACCTTCGTGAGGTTCAGCTCGGGGTGGCGGGTGATGAGGTCCCCGGCGAGCTTGTCGGTCTCGCGCGAGGCCGTGCCGTTGCCGATGGCGACCAGCTCGACCGCGTGCTCCTTCGCGAGGCGGGCCAGCTTGGCGAGGGACTCGTCCCACTTGTTGGCGGGCACGTGCGGGTAGATCACGTCCGTGGCCACGACCTTGCCGGTCGCGTCCACGACGGCGACCTTCACCCCGGTACGGAAGCCCGGGTCCAGGCCGAGCGTCGACCGGGTGCCGGCGGGCGCCGCGAGCAGCAGGTCGCGCAGGTTCGACGCGAAGACCCGTACGGCCTCGTCCTCGGCGGCCTGGCGCAGCCGCATCCGCAGGTCGATGCCGAGGTGCACCTGGATCTTCGTGCGCCAGGCCCAGCGGACCGTGTCGGCCAGCCACTTGTCGCCGGGGCGGCCGCGGTCACCGATGCCGAAGCGGCGGGCGACCATGCCCTCGTACGTGGAGGGGCCGGGGACGTCGCTCGGCTCCTCGGGCTCCAGGGTGAGGTCGAGGACGTCCTCCTTCTCACCGCGCAGCATGGCGAGCACGCGGTGCGAGGGCAGGGCGGTGAACGGCTCGGCGAAGTCGAAGTAGTCGGCGAACTTGGCGCCCGCCTCCTCCTTGCCCTCCCGGACCTTCGCGGCGAGCCGCCCGCGGCCCCACATGCGCTCGCGCAGTTCGCCGATCAGGTCGGCGTCCTCGCCGAACCGCTCGGTGAGGATGGCCCGGGCGCCCTCCAGGGCGGCGGCCGGGTCGGCCACGCCCTTGTCGGCGTCGACGAACGCGGCCGCCGCGGCGGCCGGTTCGACCGACGGGTCGGCCAGCAGGCCCTCGGCGAGTGGCTCCAGACCGGCCTCGCGGGCGATCTGCGCCTTGGTGCGCCGCTTGGGCTTGAAGGGCAGGTAGATGTCCTCCAGCCGGGCCTTGGTGTCGGCCGCGTTGATCCGGGCCGCCAGCTCGTCGGTGAGCTTGCCCTGCTCCCGTACGGAGTCCAGGATCGCCGCGCGGCGCTCCTCCAGCTCGCGCAGATACCGCAGCCGCTCCTCGAGGGTGCGCAGCTGGGCGTCGTCGAGCATCTCGGTCGCTTCCTTGCGGTAGCGCGCGATGAACGGCACGGTGGAGCCGCCGTCCAGCAGCTCGACGGCGGACTTGACCTGCCGCTCCCGTACGCCGAGCTCCTCGGCGATCCTGCCTTCGATGGACATCGTCACGATCGGGTCCCGCCTGCCTTCGTTTGCACTGGAAGACTGCCAATTGTGGCAGGTGGCGGTGACGGACGGCGGGAACCCTGCCCGTCAGCCCTTGCCCATGAGGTCCCTCGGGAAGGCCCCGGCGGTCACGGCCTTGACCACGAGGGCGCCGCCGAGCTCGGTGAGACGGGCCAGGCCGTCCGCGCCGAGGTGCTCGTACGGGGCTGCGTCGAGGCGGTCGGTGTCGGCCTCCAGGCGTTCGCGGACGGCCTTGCCCTCCTCGGTGAGCTCGCCGTCCGCGTCGAGGATCCCGCGCTCGCGCAGCCGGTCGGCCGCGGCGTCGAGGTCGTCCTGCGTCCAGCCGCGCTGGGCCTTGAGCCACTTCGGGCTCATGCCCTTGCCGGTGGCGGTGTGGCTGATGAGCGCCTCCACCGGGTCGAGGCCCGCGAGGAGCAGCGCGGCGAGGTGGCCGTCGCCGCGGTGCTCGCGCAGCAGGGTGGTGGCGTGCCACAGCCGCAGGTGCGGCTCCTCGGGCACGGGGAGGTCGGCGTGGGCGGCGTAGAGGGGGCGGGCGTGCCGGGTGCAGGCCTCGGTGGCGCGCATCGCCAGGTCGGCGGCCTCGGCGAGCTCGGGCGACTCGACGGTCCCGGTGCCGAGGAGGCGGCGCAGGGTGCCGTCGGCGGCCCGCAGCCGGGCGGCGAGGGCCTGCTCGGGGGTGGTGGTGTCCCAGACGGCGGGCACGTGCCGGGCGACGAGGTCGTGGCGGTAGTTGTAGAAGGCGGCGGTGACCGCACCGGCCCCGACGGCGCCCATCGCGGCGGAGCGGTGGGCGAGGTTGACGGCGACGCGGTCGGTTATCCCGAGGGCGGCGAATTCCTTGGCGATCTCCGGCGAGAAGTAGACGGTGGCGTGCAGCGGGTTGATGGCGGCGTGCCAGCAGCGACGGGCGGCGAACGGGGGAAGCGTCATGCGCCGCAGGCTACCGACTGTTCGGTACGTCGGGTAGGGCGAGGTCCCGTGGTGCCGGTCTCACTCCCCTCCCTCCCCTCCCGCTCCCCTCCCGCTCCCCTCTCACTCTGCGGACGGCGTGCCCCCGTACGCCGCCCAGGCCGTCGAGAGGCGGGTCACCAGCTCCGCCAGCCGCGGTTCGGGCAGCGTGAAGGGGAGCCGGACGTACGCGTCGTGGGCGCCCGAGGGGTCGGTCGCCGAGCCGGGAATCAGCTCGACCCCGTGCCGGAGCGCGACCTGGGCGAATACCGCGGCCCGCGCACCGCCCGGCAGCCGGATCCACAACGCGCCGCCGCCGGCCGGGCGTTGCCAGGTCCAGCCGGGCAGCTCCCGCGACAGCGAGGCTTCCAGGCCGGCCAGCCGGTCGCGCAGCACGACCGCCCGCCCGGCCCGCAGGGCGTCCACCCGCGGCAGCAGCCGCACCGCCAGGGCCTGGTCCAGCAGCGGGCTGCCCAGGTCGGCCCGGGCCTTGAGCCGGGCGAGGCGCTCGACCACCGGGCCCGGCCCGCGCAGCCAGCCGATCCGCAGCCCGCCCCACACCGACTTCGCCAGCGAGCCCACGCTCAGCACCTCTGCGCCCGCCGGGGCGTGGGCGGCCACCGGGCCCGGCTCCGGGCCGTCCCACAGCCGGGTGTCGTAGGCGAGGTCCTCCACCAGCGGGACGCCCGCCCGCGCGGCGAGCTCCGCGATCCGCTCCCGCCGCCCGGCGGACATCAGGATCCCGGTCGGATTGTGGAAGGTCGGCGTGACGTGGGCCAGCGCCGCCGCGGGCAGCGCCGCGCGGAAACCGCCCGGCTCCACCCCGTCCTCGTCAAGCGGGACCCTCCGCGGCCGCGCCCCGGCGGCCAGCAGGGCGTCCAGACAGCCCGGCCAGCTCGGCGTCTCCACGACCACGGCCGAGCCGCGCCGCACGTACAGCCGGGCGACCAGCTCCAGCGCCTGGGTGGCCCCGGTGGTGACCAGGATCTGCCCGGGCCGCGTCGGCAGTCCCGCGGCGGTGTGGCGCTCGGCGAGCGCCGCCCGCAGCTCCGGGAGGCCGCCCGGGTGGTAGCCCGTCTGCGCCAGCAGCGGATCCAGGCCGTCGGCCAGCAGGGCGGTCAGTGCCTCCCGTACCTCCGGGGCCGCTCCCTCGGCCGCGACCGACAGGGAGATCACCTCGGCCGGGCCGTCCACCAGGCGCTGCACCAGGGCCGCGGAGGTGCCCCCGCGGACCCGGCCGTCCGCCGGCCGCAGCGCGCCGCCCGGGAGCCTGGCGACCCGGGTCCCGCTCCCCCGCCGGCTGTCCACCGCGCCGGCGCCGCGCAGTTCGTCGTAGGCGGCGGCCACGGTGGCCCGGCTGACCCCCAGGGCCGCGGCGAGGGTGCGCTCGGCGGGCAGCCGGTCACCGGGCGCGAGGTCGCCCGTACGGACGGCACTGCGCAGGGCGGCGGCGAGGCTCCGGTACAGCGGGCCGCAGCCCGCCGTCCAGCCGCCGAGTACGCCGTCCAGTTCGGCCGGCGACCAGCTGCGCGGCGCGGAACGGTCCACTTCCCCCTCCATTGGCCCGGGTCTCTCCCACCGGGCCCCACCAGGCTAAAGCCCATGCCCACCACCACGTTCCTCGCCTTCCTCGCCGCCGCTGCCGCGCTGATCCTCGTCCCCGGTCCCAACATGGTCCTGATCGTCACGCGGGCCGCCGCCCAGGGCCGGCGGGCGGGGCTGGCCACCGCCGCGGGGGTGGAGAGCGCCACCGTGGTGCACATCGCCGTCGCCGTGTCGGGGGTCGCCGGGCTGCTGTCCCGTTCCCCGGCCGCCTTCCTGGTCCTCAGCTACGCGGGCGCGGCCTACCTGCTGTTCCTGGGCGTACGGGCGCTGCGCGCCGGACCGTTCCTGCCCGGCCCCGGGGAGGCGGCGCCCGTGCGGTGGGGCCGCGCCTACCTCGACGGCGCCCTGGCCAACCTGCTCAATCCCAAGGTGACGCTGTTCTTCCTGGCCTTCCTCCCCCAGTTCGTGCGGCCCGATTCGGCCGATCCGCAAGGCCGGATGCTGTTCCTCAGCGGTGTGTTCCTCGCCCTCGGCGCCCTCCTCGACATCGGCTACGCGTGCGCCGGCGGGGCCGTGAGCCGCCTGCTGCGCCGCAGGCCGCGGGCCCTGGCCCGGCAGCACTGGGCCGTCGGCGGGGTCTACCTGGCGCTCGGCGCCCTCGGCGTCGTCACCGCGCCGCCCCTCGGCCCGTGACGGCCGAATGGCGATCGTGTGACAGCAGGGCCCATGGACATGACCTGAGCGGCCACGGGTGAATACGGTCGAACGACGAGACCTCGAACCGACTTGTCTCCCCTACCACTTGGAGCCATTCGTGCACCGCAAAGTCATCGCCCCGAGCGTGCTCGCCGCCTCCCTGCTGCTGGTGATCCCGGCATCGGCGGCGAGTTCCGGTCCGGGCGCCCCGGGTATCGGCGACCCCTACTACCCGACCAGCGGCAACGGCGGATACGACGTGTCGCACTACGACCTGCGCCTGCAGTACCAGCCGAAGACCGACCTCCTCGAAGGCACCGCCACCCTCCTCGCCACCGCCAAGCAGGACCTGTCCCGCTTCAACCTCGACTTCGGCCTCCAGGTCAGCGAGATCCGGGTCAACGGCGTCAAGGCGAAGTTCGCCGCGGCCGGTGCCCAGGAGCTGGAGGTCACCCCGGCGAAGCCGCTGGCGCGCAACACCCCGCTGACCGTCGTCGTCAAGTACGCCGGGAAGCCCTCCGAGCTGAAGGTGGACGGCTTCACCGCCTGGCACCGCACGCCCGACGGCGGAGTGGCGGCGCAGGAGCCCCACTCGGCGGTCTGGTGGTTCCCGAGCAACGACCACCCGCTGGACAAGGCCACCTTCGACGTCTCCGTCAACGTTCCCGACGGAACCCAGGCGATCAGCAACGGTGTGCTCCAGTCGCAGTCCTCGCGGCTCGGCTGGACCCGGTACAACTGGCGCTCCAACAAGCCGCAGGCCACGTACCTGGCCACCCTCGCCGTCGGCAAGTTCGACATCACCACCGACCGGACGGCGAGCGGGCTGCCGATCCTCAACGCGTACAGCAAGGACCTCGGCGACCACGCGGGGGCGGCGCGCGCGAGCGTGGAGCGGACCGGGGAGGTCACCGAGTGGCTGGAGGGGGTCTTCGGGCCGTACCCCTTCAACGCGCTGGGCGGCTACGTGCCGAACGTGAACGCGGGCTTCGCCCTGGAGACCCAGACGCGGCCGTTCTACGGCCCGCGCCAGTTCCAGAACGGCGCCAACGTCTCGGTGGTCGTGCACGAGCTGGCCCACCAGTGGTACGGCGACAGCGTGTCCGTCGAGGGCTGGAAGGACATCTGGATCAACGAGGGCTTCGCCCGCTACAGCCAGTGGCTGTGGTCGGAGAAGGAGGGCGAGGGCACGGCGCAGGAGCTCGCCGACTGGGCGTACGCCCTGCGTCCGGCCGAGGACGCCTTCTGGCAGGTCAAGCCGGGTGACCCCGGTCCGGAGAACCAGTTCCACGGGGCCGTCTACGACCGGGGCGCCATCGCCCTGCAGGCGCTGCGCAACGAGATCGGCGACGAGAAGTTCTTCCGGATCCTCAAGGGCTGGCCGACGGAGCGGGCCTACGGCAACGCCAAGGTCGGTGACTTCGTCCGGTACGCGGAGAAGGTCTCCGGCAAGCCGCTGGCCCAGCTGTTCGAGACCTGGCTCTACACGCCGGGCAAGCCGGAGGCCTCGGCGCTGAACCCGGCGGCCGCGAAGCCGGCGGCCCGATCGGCGCAGTCCGCCCCGGCGCAGTCCGTACCGGCGAGGGCCGCCGCGGAGCCGAGGTCCTGGAAGAAGATCGCGGAGACCAACACGATCCACGACACCGACGGCACCGGGCACGGCTCCGGGCCCGGCCACCGGCACTGAGTCCGCGCCGGCCCGCTCACCGCACGCGGCCCCCGCATCCGGCGGGGCCGCGTGTGCCGGGGCCGCGTGTGCCGGGGCCGCGTGTGCCGGGGCCGCGTGTGCCGGGGCCGCGTGTGCCGGGGCCGCGTGTGCCGGGGCCGCGTGTGCCGGGGCCGCGTGTGCCGGGGCCGCGTGTGCCGGGGCCGCGTGTGCCGGGGCCGCGTGTGCCGGGGCCGCGTGTGCCGGGGCCGCGTGTGCCGGGGCCGCGTGTGCCGGGGCGCGTGTGCCGGGGCCGCGTGTGCCGGGGCGCGTGTGCCGGGGCGCGTGTGCCGGGGTCCGTCAGCGGCCGCCCGCACGCCACTCGGTCCGCGCCCGGTAGGCGATCGGCAGGTACCGCAGCCGCTCCGGCAGCAGCGGTACGAGGAGCCGGACGGCCGTGCTGAACCGCCGCAGCCGGCGCTCCTGGGCCGGGCTCCACTCCAGCCCGATCGCGGCGCGCGCCTCGGGCGGCATGTAGCCGGCGGTGACGAAGGCCCGCAGCCGCAGGAACGCCGCCCGCAGCACGGGCCAGGTGAGCCGCAGCAGCAGGCGTGCGACGGGCGAGCCGACCTCGGGCCGGGGCAGCGGCACGTCGGTGGCGACCAGCTCGCGGGCGACCTTCGTCGGCTCGATCTCCTCGGCCAGCATCCGGCCCCAGTACGTCCAGTACTCCTCGATGCTCTGCGGCATGTCCCGGTCGTGCAGGCCGAGGATCCGGCCCACCTGGAGCCATTCCCGGTAGAGCTGCCGCTCCTGGGCGGGGGTGAAGCGGCGCAGGAGGTAGCGCCCGGCGTAGAGGTAGACCGGGAAGCCGGTGGCGTGCACCCAGGCGTAGCAGGCGGGGTCGAGGGAGTGGTAGCGCCGGCCGCGGGTGTCGGTGCCCTGGATGTCCTTGTGCAGGCGGCGGACCCGGCGGCCCTCCTCGGCGGCCTCCTCGCCGCCGTACACCCACAGCTGGACCGAGCGCAGCGACCGCTCGCCGCGGCCCCAGGGGTCGGTGCGGAAGACGGAGTACTGGTCGACGCCGGCCGCGATCGCGGGGTGGGCGACCTGCATGGTGAAGGCGGCGGGCAGCATCAGCAGGGCCCTGACATCGCCGGCGATCGTCCAGAGCACCCCGCCGGGCGGGGGCGGCTCGGGGTCGGCGCGGGCGGCGGACGGCCCCGGTGCCACACCCGCGGCCCGACGGTCGGTCCCGGTCATGCGCGCCCCCAAGCCTCGATCTCTTCGGATTCTCCGATTCCCAGTATGACCTGGGCAGGAAGCCTTCCGTCGGGCCGGTGCGCACGCCATCCTGCGGCGATGGACCTGTCTCCCTCCGCATGGCTGGAAGCGCTCCTGCCCTCCGTGCTCGCGGTCGTCGCCGTCACATCCGCCCTCGTCTGCGCGGCCGTTGCGGGCGCCCTCGTCCTGCTGCGCCTGGTACTGCGGCGGCGCGGCCGGGCGTCCCGGGAGGAGGCCGCGGGCGGTCTCGCCGGGTTCACCTGGACCTCCACGGAGGACTGACGGCAGCCGCGCCGCGTGATCGTCGCGGGGTGGACAGAAAGTGGCTGCACGGGTGTTACCCAGAGGTAACCGCGGCTGCTTGGATGACGGAGCCGATCTTCCCCCGCAGGAATGATGGAGACCTCATGCTGCACACCTCCCACCGCCGTCACCGGGCCGCCGCGACCGTCGCGGCGATCGCCGCCGGCACCCTGGCCGCCACCACCGCGCCCGCCGCCACGGCCGCGGAGGGCGCCGCCGCCCCGCGGCTCAGCGTCCTGTCGTACAACGTGTTCCTGATGAGCAAGAACCTCTACCCGAACTGGGGCCAGGACCACCGGGCCGCGGAGATCCCCAAGGCCTCCTTCTACCGCGGCCACGACGTGGTCGTGCTCCAGGAGGCCTTCGACAACGGCTCCTCGGACGCGCTGAAGGCCAACTCCGCCGCGCAGTACCCGTACCAGACCCCGGTCGTCGGGCGCAGCAAGAGCGGCTGGGACGCCACGGGCGGCGCGTACTCCTCCACCACCCCGGAGGACGGCGGCGTCACGATCCTCAGCAAGTGGCCCATCGTGCGCAAGGAGCAGGTCGTCTTCAAGGACGCCTGCGGCGCCGACTGGTGGTCCAACAAGGGCTTCGCCTACGTGGTGCTGAACGTGAACGGCGCCAAGGTGCACGTGGTCGGCACGCACGCGCAGTCCACCGACCCGGGCTGCGGCGCGGGCGAGGCGGCCGAGATGCGGGCCCGTCAGTTCCGGTCCGTCGACGCCTTCCTGGACGGGAAGAACATCCCGGCGAACGAGCAGGTCATCGTGGCGGGCGACCTCAACGTCGACTCGCGCACGCCCGAGTACGCCACCCTGCTCGCCAACGCCGACCTGGCCGACTCCGACACGCGCACGGGTCACCCGTACTCCTTCGACACCGCGCTGAACTCGATAGCGCAGTACCGCTACCCGACCGACCCGCGCGAGGACCTCGACTACGTCCTCTACCGCAAGGGCAACGCCCGCCCGGCGGGCTGGGAGAACAACGTGGTCAAGGAGCAGTCGGCGCCCTGGACGGTCTCCAGCTGGGGCACCTCCTACACCTACGACAACCTCTCCGACCACTACCCGCTGATCGGACGCTAGGCCCGGCGCCGCGGGTCCGGTGGGCGGGCCTGCGCCCACCGGACCCGCGGCGCACGCGTCACACGGACTCGTACGGCTCCGCGTGCGGCTCCTCGTACAGCCCGTCGATCAGCGCGCCGTACTTGTCACGGACCACCCGGCGGCGGAGCTTGAGCGAGGGGGTGAGCTCCCCGGTCTCGGGGCCCCACTCCTCGGTCAGCAGCCGGTACCGCTTGATCTGCTCGGTCCGGTTGAGCCGGGCGTTGGCGGCCTCGACCGCGCGGGCGATCTCCTCCCGGACGGCCGGGTGCCCGGCCAGCGCGCTCGGGGAAGCGGCCTCGATGCCCCGGGCGGCGGCCCAGACCGGGGCCAGCTCCGGATCCAGGACCAGCAGGGCGACGAGGTAGGAGCGGCCGTCGCCGTGCACCAGGGCCTGGCCGATCAGCGGGTGCTCCTTGACGGTGTTCTCCACCAGCGCCGGCGAGACGTTCTTGCCGTTCGAGGTGATGATCAGTTCCTTCTTGCGGTCGGTCAGCCAGAGGAACCCGTCCTCGTCGAGCCGGCCGACGTCCCCCGTGGGGAACCAGCCCTCCGCGTCCGAGGCGCTCTCCACCGAGCCGTCCGGCAGCAGATAGCCGGCGAAGACGGTCGCGCCGCGGGTGAGGATCTCCCCGTCCTCGGCCATCCGCAGCTCCAGCCCCTCGATCGGGCGGCCGACCGAGCCGAGCCGGAAGCCGTCCGGGCTGTTGACCGTGCACACACCGGCCGTCTCGGTGAGCCCCCAGGCGTCCATGATGGTGATGCCCCAGCCGGCCCAGAAGCGGACCACGTCGATCGGCATCGGCGCGGTGGCGCTGGCCGTCCAGA of the Streptomyces sp. NBC_01294 genome contains:
- a CDS encoding Tex family protein, coding for MTMSIEGRIAEELGVRERQVKSAVELLDGGSTVPFIARYRKEATEMLDDAQLRTLEERLRYLRELEERRAAILDSVREQGKLTDELAARINAADTKARLEDIYLPFKPKRRTKAQIAREAGLEPLAEGLLADPSVEPAAAAAAFVDADKGVADPAAALEGARAILTERFGEDADLIGELRERMWGRGRLAAKVREGKEEAGAKFADYFDFAEPFTALPSHRVLAMLRGEKEDVLDLTLEPEEPSDVPGPSTYEGMVARRFGIGDRGRPGDKWLADTVRWAWRTKIQVHLGIDLRMRLRQAAEDEAVRVFASNLRDLLLAAPAGTRSTLGLDPGFRTGVKVAVVDATGKVVATDVIYPHVPANKWDESLAKLARLAKEHAVELVAIGNGTASRETDKLAGDLITRHPELNLTKVMVSEAGASVYSASAFASQELPGMDVSLRGAVSIARRLQDPLAELVKIDPKSIGVGQYQHDLSEVKLSRSLDAVVEDCVNGVGVDVNTASAPLLSRVSGISGTLAENIVSHRDANGPFRSRKGLKDVARLGPKAYEQCAGFLRIRGGDDPLDASSVHPEAYPVVRAMGKTAGGEVAALIGNSGVLRSLRPEQFVTEAFGLPTVTDILRELEKPGRDPRPAFKTATFKEGVEKIGDLAPGMILEGVVTNVAAFGAFIDIGVHQDGLAHVSALSKNFVKDPRDVVKPGDIVRVKVMDVDIPRKRISLTLRLEDEAGAERGAGAPRQREDRRGGGGGGGGGGRPPQQRGGAGGREGGRSQGQGQGERGQGQGGQGQGGQGRRQGGAGAPAPANSAMADALRRAGLTTPEERRKK
- a CDS encoding SCO6745 family protein; its protein translation is MTLPPFAARRCWHAAINPLHATVYFSPEIAKEFAALGITDRVAVNLAHRSAAMGAVGAGAVTAAFYNYRHDLVARHVPAVWDTTTPEQALAARLRAADGTLRRLLGTGTVESPELAEAADLAMRATEACTRHARPLYAAHADLPVPEEPHLRLWHATTLLREHRGDGHLAALLLAGLDPVEALISHTATGKGMSPKWLKAQRGWTQDDLDAAADRLRERGILDADGELTEEGKAVRERLEADTDRLDAAPYEHLGADGLARLTELGGALVVKAVTAGAFPRDLMGKG
- the yczR gene encoding aminotransferase-like domain-containing protein, with the translated sequence MDRSAPRSWSPAELDGVLGGWTAGCGPLYRSLAAALRSAVRTGDLAPGDRLPAERTLAAALGVSRATVAAAYDELRGAGAVDSRRGSGTRVARLPGGALRPADGRVRGGTSAALVQRLVDGPAEVISLSVAAEGAAPEVREALTALLADGLDPLLAQTGYHPGGLPELRAALAERHTAAGLPTRPGQILVTTGATQALELVARLYVRRGSAVVVETPSWPGCLDALLAAGARPRRVPLDEDGVEPGGFRAALPAAALAHVTPTFHNPTGILMSAGRRERIAELAARAGVPLVEDLAYDTRLWDGPEPGPVAAHAPAGAEVLSVGSLAKSVWGGLRIGWLRGPGPVVERLARLKARADLGSPLLDQALAVRLLPRVDALRAGRAVVLRDRLAGLEASLSRELPGWTWQRPAGGGALWIRLPGGARAAVFAQVALRHGVELIPGSATDPSGAHDAYVRLPFTLPEPRLAELVTRLSTAWAAYGGTPSAE
- a CDS encoding LysE family translocator, which encodes MPTTTFLAFLAAAAALILVPGPNMVLIVTRAAAQGRRAGLATAAGVESATVVHIAVAVSGVAGLLSRSPAAFLVLSYAGAAYLLFLGVRALRAGPFLPGPGEAAPVRWGRAYLDGALANLLNPKVTLFFLAFLPQFVRPDSADPQGRMLFLSGVFLALGALLDIGYACAGGAVSRLLRRRPRALARQHWAVGGVYLALGALGVVTAPPLGP
- a CDS encoding M1 family metallopeptidase; translation: MHRKVIAPSVLAASLLLVIPASAASSGPGAPGIGDPYYPTSGNGGYDVSHYDLRLQYQPKTDLLEGTATLLATAKQDLSRFNLDFGLQVSEIRVNGVKAKFAAAGAQELEVTPAKPLARNTPLTVVVKYAGKPSELKVDGFTAWHRTPDGGVAAQEPHSAVWWFPSNDHPLDKATFDVSVNVPDGTQAISNGVLQSQSSRLGWTRYNWRSNKPQATYLATLAVGKFDITTDRTASGLPILNAYSKDLGDHAGAARASVERTGEVTEWLEGVFGPYPFNALGGYVPNVNAGFALETQTRPFYGPRQFQNGANVSVVVHELAHQWYGDSVSVEGWKDIWINEGFARYSQWLWSEKEGEGTAQELADWAYALRPAEDAFWQVKPGDPGPENQFHGAVYDRGAIALQALRNEIGDEKFFRILKGWPTERAYGNAKVGDFVRYAEKVSGKPLAQLFETWLYTPGKPEASALNPAAAKPAARSAQSAPAQSVPARAAAEPRSWKKIAETNTIHDTDGTGHGSGPGHRH
- a CDS encoding oxygenase MpaB family protein — encoded protein: MTGTDRRAAGVAPGPSAARADPEPPPPGGVLWTIAGDVRALLMLPAAFTMQVAHPAIAAGVDQYSVFRTDPWGRGERSLRSVQLWVYGGEEAAEEGRRVRRLHKDIQGTDTRGRRYHSLDPACYAWVHATGFPVYLYAGRYLLRRFTPAQERQLYREWLQVGRILGLHDRDMPQSIEEYWTYWGRMLAEEIEPTKVARELVATDVPLPRPEVGSPVARLLLRLTWPVLRAAFLRLRAFVTAGYMPPEARAAIGLEWSPAQERRLRRFSTAVRLLVPLLPERLRYLPIAYRARTEWRAGGR
- the sph gene encoding sphingomyelin phosphodiesterase, with protein sequence MLHTSHRRHRAAATVAAIAAGTLAATTAPAATAAEGAAAPRLSVLSYNVFLMSKNLYPNWGQDHRAAEIPKASFYRGHDVVVLQEAFDNGSSDALKANSAAQYPYQTPVVGRSKSGWDATGGAYSSTTPEDGGVTILSKWPIVRKEQVVFKDACGADWWSNKGFAYVVLNVNGAKVHVVGTHAQSTDPGCGAGEAAEMRARQFRSVDAFLDGKNIPANEQVIVAGDLNVDSRTPEYATLLANADLADSDTRTGHPYSFDTALNSIAQYRYPTDPREDLDYVLYRKGNARPAGWENNVVKEQSAPWTVSSWGTSYTYDNLSDHYPLIGR